A single genomic interval of bacterium harbors:
- the pheS gene encoding phenylalanine--tRNA ligase subunit alpha has product MEAMLEEVRQAANELKDTDAVERYRIAYLSRKGKIAQMFEALKDVPKEEKPATGKALNTLRQTAQQLLDAAAAALEQTSKGGTGVDLSLPGRRPGRGHMHIVSQTVDEISAIFRRMGFSVADGPEIETDHYNFEALNFPADHPARDMQDTFFLTDDHLLRTHTTPVQVRLMEKYQPPIRAIFPGKVYRNEVISARSHVQFHQVDGLFVDRDVTFADLKGTLVTFAKMYYGSALKYRFRPSFFPFTEPSAEMDISCYLCGAKGCRVCKHTGWLEILGCGMVDPNVFASVGVDPEEYSGYAFGIGIERTAMLRHGLDDIRLLFENDMRVNHQFN; this is encoded by the coding sequence ATCGAAGCCATGCTGGAGGAGGTCCGGCAGGCGGCCAATGAATTGAAAGACACCGACGCCGTCGAACGTTACCGCATCGCGTACCTGTCCCGTAAAGGCAAAATCGCACAGATGTTCGAAGCGCTCAAAGATGTGCCGAAAGAAGAAAAACCGGCAACCGGGAAGGCGCTGAACACGCTTCGTCAGACTGCACAGCAGCTTCTTGATGCCGCTGCCGCAGCTCTGGAGCAGACATCGAAAGGTGGAACAGGCGTCGACCTGTCGCTGCCGGGCAGACGGCCGGGCAGGGGGCACATGCATATCGTTTCACAGACGGTGGATGAAATCAGTGCGATCTTTCGCCGCATGGGCTTCAGTGTCGCGGATGGACCCGAGATTGAGACAGACCATTACAATTTTGAGGCACTGAATTTTCCTGCGGATCATCCCGCACGCGATATGCAGGATACGTTCTTCCTGACCGATGATCACCTGCTGCGCACGCACACCACGCCGGTGCAGGTGCGGCTCATGGAGAAATATCAGCCGCCGATTCGTGCAATCTTCCCGGGAAAGGTGTATCGCAACGAAGTGATTTCCGCGCGCAGTCACGTGCAGTTTCATCAGGTCGACGGACTCTTTGTCGATCGCGATGTCACCTTCGCCGATCTGAAAGGCACCCTCGTCACCTTCGCGAAAATGTATTACGGCAGTGCGCTGAAATATCGTTTTCGTCCCAGCTTCTTCCCATTCACCGAGCCCAGCGCTGAAATGGATATCAGCTGCTATCTCTGCGGCGCGAAAGGCTGCCGCGTGTGCAAGCATACGGGCTGGCTGGAAATTCTCGGCTGCGGTATGGTGGATCCCAACGTCTTCGCCTCCGTCGGCGTCGACCCGGAAGAATACAGCGGCTACGCCTTTGGTATCGGTATCGAACGTACCGCCATGCTGCGGCATGGACTCGATGACATCCGCCTTCTTTTTGAAAACGACATGCGCGTCAACCATCAATTCAACTGA
- a CDS encoding pyridoxine 5'-phosphate synthase codes for MRLCVNIDHFATLREARGGLEPDPVTAAQICELHGAEGIVCHLREDRRHINDRDLRLLREMVKTKLDLEMAITDEILQIAVETLPDLVTFVPEKRKELTTESGLDVQREAEKVAQAVRMMHENDIEVSLFVDPIDEQIEAAAETGADIIEIHTGEFANARSMEEMAEHLERIKASAAFARTLGLGVNAGHGIDYHNVRYITPIREIEEVSIGHSLVSRALFVGLPTAVEDMVRLVRGF; via the coding sequence ATGCGTCTCTGTGTCAATATCGATCATTTCGCAACGCTGCGGGAAGCCCGGGGCGGACTCGAACCGGATCCGGTCACCGCAGCGCAGATATGCGAACTGCATGGGGCCGAAGGAATTGTGTGTCATCTGCGTGAGGACAGAAGACATATCAACGATCGCGACCTGCGTCTGCTCAGGGAGATGGTCAAGACGAAACTCGATCTCGAAATGGCCATTACCGATGAAATCCTGCAAATCGCTGTTGAAACGCTGCCCGACCTGGTCACTTTCGTTCCCGAAAAACGCAAGGAACTGACGACGGAATCCGGTCTCGACGTGCAGCGTGAAGCGGAGAAAGTCGCCCAGGCCGTGCGCATGATGCATGAAAACGACATCGAAGTCAGTCTCTTCGTCGATCCCATTGACGAGCAGATCGAAGCGGCTGCCGAGACGGGAGCCGATATCATCGAGATTCACACCGGAGAATTCGCCAACGCACGCAGCATGGAGGAAATGGCAGAGCATCTCGAGCGCATCAAGGCGTCCGCCGCGTTTGCCAGGACACTCGGTCTCGGCGTGAACGCCGGCCATGGCATCGATTATCATAATGTGCGCTACATCACACCGATTCGGGAAATCGAAGAGGTGAGTATAGGCCATTCGCTGGTTTCACGCGCCCTCTTTGTCGGTCTCCCCACAGCGGTGGAAGACATGGTGCGTCTCGTGCGCGGATTCTAA
- the thrS gene encoding threonine--tRNA ligase, translated as MIHITFPNGDSREFAAGVTGREVAENISAGLARQALAVMVDGKVRDLNQPITSDAEVRILTWKDEEGKEVYWHSSSHLMAHAVQKLYPGAKFGVGPAIDEGFYYDIDVDHTFTPEDLEKIEKTMLALAKEDDAFQRKEISKQEALSMWGGKDEYKIELIEGFDEDEEVISCYSEGDFTDLCRGPHLPSAGYIKYVKLLNVSGSYWKGDAKNKQLQRIYGISFPKKKELEEYIELLEEARKRDHRKLGRELELFSFHDVSPGAPFWLPRGMLLFRELQKLIREMLDGAGYDEILTPILVKKDLWEQSGHWQHYKENMFLVEDGEDQIYSLKPMNCPESTYVYRHKVRSYRDLPLRYSEIGTNHRNELSGALNGMFRVRQFHMDDAHLYVRPDQIFDEITALMKLVDRFYKLFGFEPMYALSTRPEDAMGAQELWDTAEKSLADALNANGIDYKLNPGDGAFYGPKIDISVRDALRRSWQLATIQLDFQMPERFELEYIDENNERQRPVMIHRAIMGSMERFIGVLIEHFGGFFPTWLAPVQVAVLPISDNFLDYADEVVSTLSAAGIRAERDARNEKVGYKIRDWETKKVPYMLIVGEKEMSSRSVSVRRHTEGDLGSKSLEEFSSEILSEIKMKSL; from the coding sequence ATGATTCACATAACCTTCCCGAACGGCGATTCCCGAGAATTCGCCGCCGGTGTTACCGGACGCGAGGTCGCGGAGAATATCTCTGCAGGTCTTGCCCGGCAGGCCCTGGCCGTCATGGTCGACGGCAAGGTACGTGACCTGAATCAGCCGATCACGTCCGACGCGGAAGTGCGCATCCTTACCTGGAAAGACGAAGAAGGGAAGGAAGTGTACTGGCACAGCTCGAGTCATCTCATGGCGCATGCTGTGCAGAAGCTGTATCCCGGCGCAAAATTCGGCGTTGGTCCGGCGATCGATGAAGGTTTCTATTACGATATCGACGTCGACCACACGTTCACCCCCGAGGATCTCGAGAAAATCGAGAAAACCATGCTCGCTCTCGCGAAAGAGGACGATGCCTTCCAGCGCAAGGAAATCAGCAAGCAGGAAGCCCTCAGCATGTGGGGCGGGAAGGACGAGTACAAAATTGAGCTTATCGAAGGCTTTGACGAAGACGAGGAAGTCATAAGCTGCTACAGCGAGGGTGACTTTACCGATCTTTGCCGCGGTCCTCATCTGCCGTCCGCCGGGTACATCAAGTACGTCAAGTTGCTGAATGTTTCGGGCAGTTACTGGAAAGGCGATGCAAAGAACAAGCAGTTGCAGCGCATTTACGGCATCAGCTTCCCGAAGAAAAAGGAACTGGAAGAGTACATCGAGCTTCTCGAGGAAGCTCGCAAGCGTGACCATCGCAAGCTGGGCAGGGAACTCGAACTGTTCAGTTTCCATGACGTTTCTCCGGGCGCGCCGTTCTGGCTGCCGCGCGGCATGCTGCTGTTCCGTGAATTGCAGAAGCTGATTCGCGAAATGCTCGACGGGGCCGGGTACGATGAGATTCTCACCCCGATCCTCGTCAAGAAGGATCTCTGGGAGCAGTCCGGTCACTGGCAGCATTACAAAGAGAACATGTTCCTCGTTGAAGACGGGGAAGATCAGATCTACAGTCTCAAGCCGATGAACTGTCCCGAGAGCACCTACGTGTACCGCCACAAGGTGCGCAGTTATCGCGATCTGCCGCTGCGCTATTCCGAGATCGGCACCAATCATCGCAATGAACTTTCCGGTGCGCTCAACGGCATGTTCCGTGTGCGTCAGTTCCATATGGACGACGCGCATCTCTACGTGCGTCCCGATCAGATTTTCGACGAAATTACCGCACTGATGAAGCTGGTCGATCGTTTCTACAAGCTTTTCGGCTTCGAGCCGATGTATGCACTATCCACGCGTCCTGAAGACGCCATGGGTGCGCAGGAGCTGTGGGATACGGCGGAAAAGAGTCTGGCCGACGCGCTCAATGCGAACGGTATCGACTACAAACTCAATCCCGGCGACGGTGCGTTCTACGGTCCGAAAATCGACATCAGCGTACGCGATGCGCTGCGGCGTTCCTGGCAGCTTGCCACCATACAGCTGGATTTCCAGATGCCCGAGCGCTTCGAACTGGAATACATCGATGAGAACAATGAGCGGCAGCGTCCCGTCATGATTCACCGGGCCATCATGGGTTCGATGGAGCGTTTCATCGGCGTGCTCATTGAGCATTTCGGCGGGTTCTTCCCGACCTGGCTGGCTCCCGTGCAGGTTGCCGTACTTCCGATCAGCGACAACTTCCTTGACTATGCGGACGAGGTTGTTTCCACACTCTCTGCCGCAGGCATTCGTGCCGAACGTGATGCTCGGAACGAAAAGGTGGGCTACAAGATTCGCGACTGGGAAACCAAGAAGGTGCCGTATATGCTTATCGTCGGTGAAAAGGAGATGAGCAGCCGGAGCGTATCCGTGCGGCGGCATACCGAAGGCGACCTCGGTTCAAAGTCGCTTGAGGAATTCAGCAGCGAAATTCTCTCAGAAATAAAAATGAAGTCACTTTAA
- the rplT gene encoding 50S ribosomal protein L20 produces MPRSTNKVASHRRRKKTLQRAKGMYGASSKLISVAKHRVDKSLQYAYRDRRVKKRTMRSLWITRINAAARMHGVSYSRLIDGLNKSNIDINRKMLADIAIHDSNAFAEIVKLATQ; encoded by the coding sequence ATGCCCCGTTCAACCAATAAGGTCGCTTCGCATCGTCGCAGGAAGAAAACACTGCAGCGCGCGAAGGGCATGTACGGTGCAAGCAGCAAGCTGATCTCTGTTGCTAAACACCGCGTTGACAAGTCGCTGCAATACGCATACCGCGACCGTCGCGTGAAAAAACGTACCATGCGCAGTCTCTGGATTACGCGCATCAATGCCGCCGCGCGCATGCACGGTGTCAGCTACTCGCGTCTGATTGACGGCCTGAACAAGAGCAATATTGACATCAACCGCAAAATGCTGGCGGACATCGCCATTCACGACAGCAACGCATTTGCCGAGATCGTGAAGCTGGCGACTCAGTAA
- the rpmI gene encoding 50S ribosomal protein L35, with protein sequence MPKMKVKSGAKKRFKVTGTGKIKRVKAYRSHILTKKSTKRKRNLRQATMVDKADEKRIKSII encoded by the coding sequence ATGCCCAAGATGAAAGTGAAGTCCGGCGCGAAGAAGCGTTTCAAAGTGACCGGCACGGGCAAGATCAAGCGCGTCAAAGCATACCGCAGCCATATCCTCACCAAGAAGTCGACCAAGCGCAAACGCAATCTGCGCCAGGCGACGATGGTAGACAAGGCTGATGAGAAGCGTATCAAATCGATTATCTAA
- the infC gene encoding translation initiation factor IF-3 has translation MNDEITAKEVRLIDDDGSQLGIVSPRKALSIAEEKELDLVEIAPQAAPPVCKIMDYGKYRYEQQKKEKALKKKQQTVSVKEVRYHPTTDTHDFDFKLRHARQFLLDGNKVKASVVFRGRQMAHQELGLELIQKLKAALEDIAIVEKDPNMEGRSMIAIFAPDKKKISDLEKLAQEDLQEDLQEEQED, from the coding sequence ATTAACGACGAAATCACGGCGAAAGAAGTTCGTCTGATCGACGACGACGGCTCCCAGCTCGGGATCGTCTCTCCGCGCAAAGCGCTCAGCATCGCGGAGGAAAAGGAATTGGACCTTGTCGAAATCGCACCGCAGGCAGCCCCGCCTGTGTGCAAGATCATGGATTACGGCAAGTATCGCTACGAGCAGCAGAAAAAAGAAAAAGCGCTCAAGAAAAAGCAGCAAACCGTTTCCGTCAAGGAAGTGCGTTATCACCCGACTACAGACACGCATGACTTCGATTTCAAGCTTCGTCATGCGCGTCAGTTCCTGCTCGACGGGAACAAGGTGAAAGCGTCGGTTGTCTTCCGTGGCCGGCAGATGGCACATCAGGAGCTGGGGCTCGAGCTCATTCAGAAGCTCAAAGCCGCACTCGAAGATATCGCCATCGTCGAAAAGGACCCCAACATGGAAGGTCGTTCCATGATTGCCATTTTTGCCCCGGACAAAAAGAAAATATCCGACCTGGAGAAACTGGCCCAGGAAGATCTTCAGGAAGATCTTCAGGAAGAACAGGAAGATTAG